One Vanessa atalanta chromosome 6, ilVanAtal1.2, whole genome shotgun sequence genomic window carries:
- the LOC125064935 gene encoding josephin-1 isoform X1 yields the protein MGSKPQIYHEKQVKELCALHALNNLFQTRNTFSKSELDTICSRLSPNVWINPHRSMLGLGNYDINVIMAALQKKGCEAVWFDKRKDPGCLDLSNICGFILNVPSDYKLGFVMLPLRRRHWITIRQIQGNFYNLDSKLDSPQLIGRSSDLITYLKEQLDSKEKELFVVVSREVEEKQLWMHQYTLNNRGQDTLSNQKGVEPLCGSPDDSLSSDYNNRDSECLRLNEVRNCFVNNENF from the exons ATGGGTTCGAAACCGCAAATATATCATGAAAAACAAGTAAAAGAATTGTGTGCATTGCATgcgttgaataatttatttcag ACAAGGAACACATTTTCGAAGTCCGAATTAGACACAATTTGCAGTAGGCTATCTCCAAATGTATGGATTAATCCTCACCGCTCAATGCTGGGTCTTGGCAACTATGACATTAATGTAATCATGGCTGCTCTTCAGAAGAAAGGTTGTGAGGCTGTGTGGTTTGATAAAAGaaa AGATCCTGGATGCTTAGACCTTTCAAACATATGTGGGTTTATTTTGAATGTGCCATCAGATTATAAGCTGGGTTTTGTAATGTTGCCTCTTCGACGACGGCATTGGATCACTATCAGACAAATACAGGGCAACTTTTACAATCTCGACTCTAAGTTAGATTCACCACAATTAATAGGAAgg AGTAgtgatttaataacatatttaaaagagCAATTAGACAGCAAAGAAAAGGAATTGTTTGTTGTTGTAAGTAGAGAGGTTGAAGAAAAACAATTGTGGATGCATCAGTACACACTGAACAACCGAGGGCAGGACACACTTTCCAATCAGAAGGGTGTTGAGCCGCTATGTGGTAGTCCAGATGATAGCCTGTCTTCTGATTACAACAACCGTGATTCCGAATGTCTGCGGTTAAATGAGGTCAGAAACTGTTTTGTTAACAATGAAAACTTTTAA
- the LOC125064935 gene encoding josephin-1 isoform X2, whose product MGSKPQIYHEKQVKELCALHALNNLFQTRNTFSKSELDTICSRLSPNVWINPHRSMLGLGNYDINVIMAALQKKGCEAVWFDKRKDPGCLDLSNICGFILNVPSDYKLGFVMLPLRRRHWITIRQIQGNFYNLDSKLDSPQLIGRSSDLITYLKEQLDSKEKELFVVVSREVEEKQLWMHQYTLNNRGQDTLSNQKGVEPLCGSPDDSLSSDYNNRDSECLRLNEYVHRWWRSV is encoded by the exons ATGGGTTCGAAACCGCAAATATATCATGAAAAACAAGTAAAAGAATTGTGTGCATTGCATgcgttgaataatttatttcag ACAAGGAACACATTTTCGAAGTCCGAATTAGACACAATTTGCAGTAGGCTATCTCCAAATGTATGGATTAATCCTCACCGCTCAATGCTGGGTCTTGGCAACTATGACATTAATGTAATCATGGCTGCTCTTCAGAAGAAAGGTTGTGAGGCTGTGTGGTTTGATAAAAGaaa AGATCCTGGATGCTTAGACCTTTCAAACATATGTGGGTTTATTTTGAATGTGCCATCAGATTATAAGCTGGGTTTTGTAATGTTGCCTCTTCGACGACGGCATTGGATCACTATCAGACAAATACAGGGCAACTTTTACAATCTCGACTCTAAGTTAGATTCACCACAATTAATAGGAAgg AGTAgtgatttaataacatatttaaaagagCAATTAGACAGCAAAGAAAAGGAATTGTTTGTTGTTGTAAGTAGAGAGGTTGAAGAAAAACAATTGTGGATGCATCAGTACACACTGAACAACCGAGGGCAGGACACACTTTCCAATCAGAAGGGTGTTGAGCCGCTATGTGGTAGTCCAGATGATAGCCTGTCTTCTGATTACAACAACCGTGATTCCGAATGTCTGCGGTTAAATGAG TATGTTCATCGGTGGTGGAGATCCGTGTAA
- the LOC125064619 gene encoding apolipoprotein D-like: MGDFRIQGTNRIHFILLCTIFKAVISTGLGKCPIYPQFPNYDIRRMTGTWYEVERSFHLMEIAASCTELDVMLNERGFLLITVNTVNRWSGNRSTSNGLGIPSHNGSSSFRYKLNNRMPYIIGRMLPGAGHYNVLFTDYDRFALVWSCTNFSVAHSDRMWVLGRQRDIEAGLRAQIYAIIQELRLDPDRLILSKNNNCTEFEDQTTEIN, encoded by the exons ATGGGTGACTTCCGGATACAGGGCACTAATAGAATACACTTCATACTGCTGTGCACAATCTTCAAAGCTGTGATTAGTACTGGATTAGGAAAATGTCCAATATATCCACAATTTCCTAACTATGATATTAGACGG ATGACAGGTACGTGGTATGAAGTGGAAAGATCTTTTCATCTGATGGAGATCGCAGCGAGCTGTACCGAACTGGACGTGATGCTCAACGAGCGAGGTTTCTTACTTATTACCGTCAACACTGTAAATAGATG GTCAGGTAACCGTTCCACAAGTAACGGCCTAGGCATCCCAAGCCACAACGGCTCATCCTCGTTCAGGTACAAGTTGAACAACCGGATGCCGTACATCATAGGTCGGATGCTACCTGGAGCCGGGCACTACAACGTATTATTCACCGACTACGACCGCTTTGCGCTTGTCTGGTCCTGTACTAACTTTAGCGTTGCTCACTCTG ATCGCATGTGGGTACTAGGACGACAGCGGGATATAGAAGCGGGATTGCGAGCACAAATATACGCCATAATTCAGGAGCTCCGACTCGACCCGGACCGGCTCATACtttcaaaaaataacaattgtacCGAATTTGAAGATCAAACGactgaaataaactaa